Part of the Ignavibacteriales bacterium genome is shown below.
ATTCCCGTTTTGCTTGTCACTGAAGGAATGGATCAGTCGGGCGAATTCATCCTGAACACAACGGCCGAACAAATCCATGCAACGGCGAAATCGATGGTGAGGATCGCCCGGGAACGCATACAAGAGATTACCAACGACCGCATTATTCTTGATCCAGGCATCATGCCAATCGGGAGCGATTCAAAAGGAGATTTCAGGCGGCTCATGGGCGCGATGGCGCTGATTCATCAGGATAATGATCTCTCTGATGTGCGTATGTCGGTTGGATTGAGTAACTTCACAGCAATGCTTCCCTCAAAGCGGGCAGACGGCTCCCCGGTCAAAAGCCCGCTGGAAAGTGCGTTTCTGGCCATGGCAATGCCCCTGGGATTGAATACTATCATTGGTTCCGTGCACCGAAAATATTCACTTCCAGCTGATGATGATCCAGCGATGCAATGTCTCAGAGATGTGTTGAAGCTGGAGGGGGTTGGGGCTATCATGAGGGTGATGCAGTATTTTTCCTGAAATGCCCGAGAATCCACGCGATGTCAAAGCTGTAAGCTGAATTTGTAGCAGCTGCGCCGTACGTGTCGCTGATCGTCAACAGAGCGAGCGCCGTGAACGCATTGTATACAAGGAATGACTTTTGGCAAAAGATCTCGCTACTCTAAACCATCCTCCCATTACGGCACGAGAACGGAAGTTCTCACGTCTTCTGCTTCTTTTTGAAGACCTTGTAAAGGTGCCCGTTTTTGGTTGTCAACACTGCGGCGAGTGCGTGCTCTCGTCGACTGCTTTTATCTGCAGCCAGCGATGCCCGAAGCGGCTCCGCAATGGACCGTGCGGCGGAACCGGCGAGGATGGATCGTGCGAAGTGTATCCCGAGCGAACGTGCGTATGGTACAAGATATATTTTCGGTCACGATTCTTAAGCCGTATGAGCTTGCTCTACAAAATTAGCAAGATCCATAATTGGAATCTTGAAGGCACATCGTCGTGGCTGAATGTTTGGAGAAAACGAATTGATGCTCCAATCTGGCTTGTTCG
Proteins encoded:
- a CDS encoding dihydropteroate synthase, with product MSIPGLTIVGESINDSVPSTYALFEERNIEGIVSLARLQADKGAAYIDVNVGSRSPGFMAEIVKRIQEHISLPLSIDTPDPAIAAAGLEAYRAERAGNQEPILNSISEARQEMFGLYSIQPFIPVLLVTEGMDQSGEFILNTTAEQIHATAKSMVRIARERIQEITNDRIILDPGIMPIGSDSKGDFRRLMGAMALIHQDNDLSDVRMSVGLSNFTAMLPSKRADGSPVKSPLESAFLAMAMPLGLNTIIGSVHRKYSLPADDDPAMQCLRDVLKLEGVGAIMRVMQYFS